In one window of Cytophagaceae bacterium ABcell3 DNA:
- the ccsA gene encoding cytochrome c biogenesis protein CcsA gives MFRSIIGDVGHFLVLTAFLSAVIATIAFFRSTVLEKSASLDNEDKLKSWRSFARVFFYIHAVAVMGVVTSLYVIISNHYYEYHYAWSHSSQTLPFYYMISAFWEGQEGSFLLWMFWHVLLGVVLIKVNKTWETPVMTIFCAVQAFLASMVIGAVIPLIDLKIGSSPFVLLREQMADLPVFVSNPDFIPEDGSGLNPLLQNIWMVIHPPVLFLGFAATLVPFAYCMAGLWQKRYKEWIRPALPWALFAAITLGAGILMGGYWAYETLNFGGYWNWDPVENAVYVPWLILIGSIHGMISFKNSGSALKLSVILVCTTFILILYSTFLTRSGILGDASVHSFTDLGLSGQLLIYLLFFVFISIFMIAWRWKALPVTEKETTVYSREFWVFAGISVLCLAAFQVIYTTSIPVFNAIIKAFGGESNIAPPADQEIYYSNWQIWFAIGIAILSGIGQFFWWKKMNPAKLWDAIAIPLILTLVVSSAIIFFAELSQLSYILLTTAAVFSVLCNGSILYNVFRNNYKLAGGAFAHIGVGLMLIGILFSSGYSKVISLNNSGMLYSKEFSDQMNQENVLLWRNEAMRMDDYELIYKGPRLEVRGMSGFFPKNAFVETMDADIVLAKKDIYNKDKKLFSKGDTVNIYGENIYFEVEYRKDNGQVFTLFPRAQINPQMGLLASPDIKRYFGKDLYTHVSSIPVADDDKKWSEDQDYHLQVGDTVVWNDYITVFKGVDLEKDLPGLTFNEKEFAVKSKLAILKTDEDIVAEPMFVVKDEMIGQIPEVFEDLGLKITLVNVNTETGEFHFKVNTTQKDYIILKAIEKPLINVLWIGTLVLMLGIGMAVYRRYTEFAKMRDKGLE, from the coding sequence ATGTTTAGATCTATTATTGGGGACGTTGGGCACTTTCTTGTCCTTACTGCGTTCCTCTCCGCCGTAATTGCAACTATTGCATTTTTCCGTTCTACTGTTCTGGAAAAATCAGCATCGTTGGATAATGAAGATAAATTAAAAAGCTGGCGATCATTTGCCAGAGTCTTTTTTTACATCCATGCCGTTGCTGTTATGGGGGTGGTGACATCACTGTATGTGATTATCAGCAACCATTATTACGAATACCATTACGCTTGGAGTCACTCTTCCCAAACACTTCCTTTTTACTACATGATTTCTGCCTTCTGGGAAGGGCAAGAGGGTAGCTTCTTGCTGTGGATGTTTTGGCATGTTTTGTTAGGGGTAGTACTTATTAAAGTCAATAAAACATGGGAAACGCCAGTAATGACCATATTCTGTGCTGTGCAGGCATTTCTGGCCTCTATGGTTATTGGTGCGGTTATTCCTTTGATAGATCTTAAAATAGGTAGTTCGCCTTTTGTCTTGTTACGAGAGCAGATGGCAGACTTGCCGGTCTTTGTCAGTAACCCTGATTTTATTCCAGAAGATGGAAGCGGGCTGAATCCGTTGCTTCAAAATATATGGATGGTTATTCACCCTCCGGTGCTTTTCCTTGGTTTTGCCGCTACTTTAGTCCCTTTTGCTTATTGTATGGCAGGACTGTGGCAAAAAAGATATAAAGAATGGATTAGGCCGGCATTGCCATGGGCGTTGTTTGCAGCTATTACTTTAGGTGCTGGTATTTTAATGGGTGGCTACTGGGCTTATGAAACACTTAACTTTGGTGGCTATTGGAACTGGGATCCGGTAGAAAATGCTGTTTACGTGCCTTGGTTGATTTTGATTGGTAGTATTCATGGAATGATTAGTTTCAAAAACAGTGGTAGCGCTTTAAAACTGTCTGTCATTCTTGTTTGTACTACTTTTATACTCATTTTATACTCTACGTTTCTGACACGTAGCGGTATATTAGGCGATGCCTCCGTACACTCTTTTACTGACCTAGGACTTAGCGGACAGTTGCTCATATACCTGTTGTTCTTTGTCTTTATATCTATCTTTATGATCGCATGGAGATGGAAAGCGCTTCCGGTTACTGAGAAAGAAACAACGGTATATTCTCGTGAATTCTGGGTCTTTGCAGGTATTTCAGTGCTTTGCCTTGCTGCATTCCAGGTTATTTACACAACTTCTATTCCTGTATTCAATGCCATCATAAAAGCTTTTGGCGGTGAGTCTAACATAGCTCCGCCAGCAGATCAGGAAATCTACTATAGCAATTGGCAGATATGGTTTGCCATTGGTATTGCCATTCTTTCTGGTATTGGACAGTTTTTCTGGTGGAAAAAAATGAACCCAGCAAAACTATGGGATGCTATTGCCATTCCTTTGATTTTGACATTGGTAGTTTCTAGTGCTATTATCTTTTTTGCAGAGCTTTCTCAGCTTTCCTACATCTTATTGACTACCGCAGCAGTCTTTTCTGTTTTGTGCAATGGCTCTATTTTATATAATGTCTTCCGAAACAACTACAAACTGGCTGGCGGTGCTTTTGCCCACATTGGTGTAGGCCTAATGCTGATAGGGATCTTGTTTTCATCAGGATACTCTAAGGTTATTTCTCTAAATAACTCAGGTATGCTTTATTCCAAAGAGTTTTCTGATCAGATGAATCAGGAAAACGTCCTTTTGTGGAGAAATGAAGCGATGCGCATGGACGACTATGAGCTTATTTACAAAGGCCCGAGGCTTGAGGTTAGAGGGATGTCTGGTTTCTTCCCTAAAAATGCCTTTGTTGAAACGATGGATGCGGATATAGTTTTGGCCAAAAAAGATATTTATAATAAGGACAAGAAGCTTTTCAGCAAAGGGGATACCGTTAACATTTATGGCGAAAACATCTATTTTGAAGTAGAGTACCGTAAAGACAATGGGCAGGTATTTACACTTTTCCCAAGAGCTCAGATAAACCCTCAGATGGGGCTTTTGGCTTCGCCTGATATTAAAAGGTATTTTGGAAAAGACCTGTATACCCACGTGTCTTCTATTCCGGTAGCAGATGATGATAAAAAGTGGAGCGAAGATCAGGACTATCACCTGCAGGTAGGCGATACTGTTGTGTGGAATGACTATATCACTGTCTTTAAAGGTGTGGATTTAGAGAAAGACCTTCCTGGACTTACGTTCAATGAAAAGGAGTTTGCCGTTAAGTCTAAACTTGCCATCTTAAAAACTGACGAGGACATTGTTGCAGAGCCTATGTTTGTTGTTAAGGATGAAATGATTGGGCAGATACCTGAAGTTTTTGAAGACCTTGGTTTAAAAATTACTCTTGTGAATGTAAATACCGAGACGGGAGAGTTCCACTTTAAGGTAAATACTACGCAAAAGGATTATATCATCTTAAAAGCCATTGAAAAACCACTTATCAATGTGCTATGGATTGGAACTCTAGTACTTATGTTGGGTATAGGTATGGCTGTTTATAGAAGGTATACTGAGTTCGCTAAAATGAGAGACAAAGGCTTGGAGTAA
- a CDS encoding cytochrome c maturation protein CcmE produces the protein MKKSHILAVVIIGIAISIIVSTSGNTSQYVDFGEAFALAESGSSAKVHVVGQLKKDSEGNIQGMKYRPEMDPNFFEFVLVDNKNRETIVQYGQPKPQDIERSEQVVIVGSARGDIFVADKILLKCPSKYEENEVKAGY, from the coding sequence ATGAAAAAGTCTCATATTCTTGCCGTTGTAATTATTGGTATAGCTATTTCTATAATAGTTTCTACCTCTGGAAACACTAGCCAATATGTAGATTTCGGCGAAGCTTTTGCTTTGGCTGAAAGTGGCAGTAGTGCCAAGGTGCACGTGGTTGGGCAGCTTAAGAAAGATAGTGAAGGCAACATTCAAGGCATGAAATATAGGCCTGAAATGGATCCGAACTTCTTTGAGTTTGTACTTGTAGACAATAAGAATAGGGAAACTATTGTGCAATATGGCCAACCTAAACCTCAAGATATAGAAAGGTCTGAACAGGTTGTAATTGTAGGTAGTGCAAGAGGCGATATATTTGTGGCGGATAAGATTCTTCTAAAGTGTCCGTCTAAATATGAAGAAAATGAAGTAAAAGCCGGATATTAA
- a CDS encoding CcmD family protein: MKKLLYIIMMFMLSFTAFGQHPGAGAPGQSSSHVEMADTFREDGKIFVVVAVMLLIFLGIALYLFILDRRISKVEKNVDNPEYV, encoded by the coding sequence ATGAAAAAGTTATTGTACATAATAATGATGTTTATGCTCAGCTTTACGGCATTTGGGCAGCATCCTGGGGCAGGCGCTCCTGGTCAATCGTCTTCACATGTAGAAATGGCTGACACTTTTAGAGAAGATGGTAAGATATTTGTAGTAGTTGCTGTAATGCTGTTGATCTTTCTAGGAATAGCGCTTTATCTGTTCATTCTGGACAGAAGGATCAGCAAGGTTGAAAAGAACGTCGATAACCCCGAATACGTATGA